In Anticarsia gemmatalis isolate Benzon Research Colony breed Stoneville strain chromosome 5, ilAntGemm2 primary, whole genome shotgun sequence, the following are encoded in one genomic region:
- the LOC142973388 gene encoding uncharacterized protein LOC142973388 — MYWSGSFLVILAIVSSVFAANSTAVENLRKARRGLRDCHDDIMMVNADNSTVRTCTDNRDLRKKIDEYISAVKQTLGQEVNVNEEVIDLLEFGRNHTYFVDFIFKSSCKNTTMEDKCSNDVLGVRYDLSGQKEPEKVNFVKQLFHPKENPKYTVMSCANELLIKECVRTEALKECDNNTKTFVMDLYDHSHKHCKNKASSLDFATLLFINILAITITILRL, encoded by the exons ATGTATTGGAGCGGCTCCTTTCTGGTCATCCTCGCTATAGTTTCATCCG TTTTTGCGGCCAATTCTACTGCTGTCGAGAATCTCagaaaa GCTCGGAGAGGTCTGCGAGACTGTCATGACGACATTATGATGGTGAATGCGGACAACAGTACCGTTAG aaCATGTACGGATAATCGAGACCTGAGGAAGAAAATCGACGAATATATCAGCGCCGTTAAACAAACTTTGGGCCAAGAGGTTAATGTGAATGAAGAAGTAATTGACCTATTAGAGTTTGGTCGTAATCACACGTACTTcgtag attttatattcaaatcaagTTGTAAGAACACAACAATGGAAGACAAGTGCTCCAATGATGTACTCGGCGTTAGGTACGATCTTTCTGGTCAAAAAGAACCTGAAAAAgtcaattttgtaaaacaattgtTCCACCCTAAGGAAAACCCAAAATACAca GTAATGTCGTGCGCAAATGAATTATTGATAAAAGAGTGTGTAAGGACAGAAGCGTTGAAAGAATGTGATAATAATACGAAAACATTTGTAATGGACCTTTATGACCACTCCCACAAACATTGCAAGAAT aAAGCTTCGAGTTTGGACTTCGCGACActcttgtttataaatattctgGCCATTACAATCACAATTTTacgattgtaa